A genomic segment from Gilvibacter sp. SZ-19 encodes:
- a CDS encoding sulfurtransferase codes for MNWTKTKYLLFLLALTACKSEQLVQEIALPERKLIEVEQLTDLLEMGQVQLIDFRKKDAFLSGHIPGAVNLWRSDIEDTEHQTAGMMATAAQLEARLSKLGIDNDKFLVVYDNNGNCDASRFWWVMKQYGYNKVYLLNGGLKSWQAGLSNTAVKLQESRFKLPYKSPKPERYLDHNTLFELLEQEVVVIDARSADEFSGKRLKNGAARAGRIPKSINMDWVITVNLDGDHKFKSLEELQALFQQIDTNKDSPIVVYCHSGVRSAHMTFVLTELMGYTNVKNFDGSWIDWSAAAHLPITQDSLITLQN; via the coding sequence ATGAACTGGACCAAGACTAAATATTTGTTGTTTTTGTTGGCGCTTACCGCATGTAAATCGGAGCAGCTGGTGCAAGAAATTGCTCTGCCTGAGCGCAAGCTTATAGAGGTAGAGCAGCTTACAGACTTATTGGAAATGGGCCAAGTTCAGCTAATAGATTTTAGAAAGAAAGACGCTTTCTTAAGCGGTCATATCCCTGGGGCGGTCAACCTCTGGCGATCCGACATAGAAGATACTGAGCACCAAACTGCAGGTATGATGGCCACGGCAGCCCAATTGGAAGCCCGATTGTCTAAACTCGGAATAGATAATGACAAGTTCTTGGTGGTTTACGACAACAACGGCAACTGCGATGCCAGCAGATTTTGGTGGGTGATGAAGCAGTATGGATACAACAAGGTATATCTTTTAAACGGAGGGCTGAAGTCTTGGCAAGCAGGCTTGAGCAACACTGCAGTTAAACTGCAAGAATCCAGATTTAAGTTGCCCTATAAAAGCCCTAAACCAGAGCGGTATTTAGACCACAATACGCTCTTTGAACTCTTGGAGCAAGAGGTTGTGGTCATAGATGCGAGATCTGCGGATGAGTTTAGCGGGAAACGCCTTAAAAATGGTGCTGCCCGAGCTGGGCGGATCCCTAAAAGCATTAATATGGATTGGGTGATCACTGTGAATCTGGATGGAGATCACAAATTCAAATCTCTAGAGGAGCTGCAAGCTTTGTTTCAACAGATCGACACAAACAAAGACAGCCCCATAGTGGTCTATTGTCACAGCGGTGTTCGCTCAGCGCATATGACCTTTGTGCTCACAGAGCTAATGGGATATACCAATGTGAAAAATTTCGATGGGTCTTGGATCGATTGGAGTGCAGCAGCGCATTTACCGATAACTCAAGACAGTTTAATAACTTTGCAAAATTGA